A window of Thunnus thynnus chromosome 17, fThuThy2.1, whole genome shotgun sequence contains these coding sequences:
- the cbx7a gene encoding chromobox homolog 7a isoform X1 yields the protein MELSSIGDQVFAVESITKKRVRKGNVEYLLKWQGWPPKYSTWEPEDNILDPRLVLAYEENQEKVRALAYRRKGLRPRRLVLRNIFAMDLRSAHKVPDKPPPRLRLSLTRSMSTDVDQGERGSMYCRQARRRSKYRASKRGPDGPSNKPIRPPRKKEESMEEDWGGTSEEEKQESESTTEERREDSLYGLSSQSECSSPPLLERQDLEMEVEEKVEADLTAVGTEIWTDRAGGGTSEIRLNQTFACDQSKDSASVPEAGQGDVVTVGNRSEWDRGEAGVASGSECLSHRSEGGVCQRNNTTSVIVSVQESSETAGDTTAVCSAAEARREEVRGDNQSVTMTTPGSQTDPAEAEHPGKVIVTEVTINSLTVTFKEATVAEGFFKGY from the exons ATGGAGCTGTCATCAATAGGAGACCAAGTGTTTGCAGTGGAGTCAATAACAAAGAAGAGAGTCAGAAAG ggTAATGTGGAGTATCTACTGAAATGGCAGGGATGGCCCCCAAA GTACAGTACTTGGGAACCAGAGGACAATATTTTGGACCCTCGCCTGGTCCTGGCCTACGAAGAGAA TCAGGAGAAGGTCAGAGCTCTGGCCTATCGCAGGAAAGGACTCAGACCCAGGAGGCTCGTCCTGCGG AACATCTTTGCCATGGACCTCCGCAGTGCCCACAAGGTCCCGGACAAGCCTCCGCCCCGGCTACGCCTCTCCCTCACCCGCTCCATGAGCACAGATGTGGACCAGGGCGAGCGGGGCAGCATGTACTGTCGTCAAGCCAGACGGAGGAGCAAGTATAGGGCGTCCAAACGAGGGCCAGATGGACCCTCAAACAAACCCATCCGTCCACCCAGGAAGAAGGAGGAGTCCATGGAGGAGGACTGGGGCGGCACCAGCGAAGAAGAGAAGCAGGAGTCTGAAAGCACCACTGAGGAGAGACGTGAAGACAGTTTATACGGTTTGTCAA GTCAGTCCGAGTGCAGTTCCCCTCCCCTGCTGGAGCGACAGGACTTGgagatggaggtggaggagaaggtGGAGGCCGACCTGACAGCAGTAGGCACAGAGATATGGACTGACAGAGCAGGCGGAGGGACGTCCGAAATAAGACTCAACCAAACATTTGCGTGCGACCAATCAAAGGACAGCGCCTCAGTGCCTGAGGCCGGACAAGGGGATGTTGTTACTGTGGGCAACAGGTCAGAGTGGGACAGAGGTGAGGCGGGTGTGGCGTCAGGGTCGGAGTGTCTGAGTCACAGATCAGAGGGAGGCGTTTGTCAGAGAAACAACACAACCTCGGTGATAGTGAGCGTTCAGGAGAGCAGCGAGACAGCAGGTGACACCACCGCTGTCTGCTCGGCTGCAGAAGCACGGAGGGAGGAAGTGAGAGGCGACAATCAGAGCGTTACTATGACAACACCAGGCAGTCAGACTGATCCCGCTGAAGCAGAGCATCCTGGGAAGGTGATTGTGACAGAAGTGACTATCAACTCCTTGACGGTGACTTTTAAAGAAGCCACGGTGGCTGAAGGCTTCTTTAAGGGCTACTGA
- the cbx7a gene encoding chromobox homolog 7a isoform X2 has translation MELSSIGDQVFAVESITKKRVRKGNVEYLLKWQGWPPKYSTWEPEDNILDPRLVLAYEENQEKVRALAYRRKGLRPRRLVLRNIFAMDLRSAHKVPDKPPPRLRLSLTRSMSTDVDQGERGSMYCRQARRRSKYRASKRGPDGPSNKPIRPPRKKEESMEEDWGGTSEEEKQESESTTEERREDSLYGQSECSSPPLLERQDLEMEVEEKVEADLTAVGTEIWTDRAGGGTSEIRLNQTFACDQSKDSASVPEAGQGDVVTVGNRSEWDRGEAGVASGSECLSHRSEGGVCQRNNTTSVIVSVQESSETAGDTTAVCSAAEARREEVRGDNQSVTMTTPGSQTDPAEAEHPGKVIVTEVTINSLTVTFKEATVAEGFFKGY, from the exons ATGGAGCTGTCATCAATAGGAGACCAAGTGTTTGCAGTGGAGTCAATAACAAAGAAGAGAGTCAGAAAG ggTAATGTGGAGTATCTACTGAAATGGCAGGGATGGCCCCCAAA GTACAGTACTTGGGAACCAGAGGACAATATTTTGGACCCTCGCCTGGTCCTGGCCTACGAAGAGAA TCAGGAGAAGGTCAGAGCTCTGGCCTATCGCAGGAAAGGACTCAGACCCAGGAGGCTCGTCCTGCGG AACATCTTTGCCATGGACCTCCGCAGTGCCCACAAGGTCCCGGACAAGCCTCCGCCCCGGCTACGCCTCTCCCTCACCCGCTCCATGAGCACAGATGTGGACCAGGGCGAGCGGGGCAGCATGTACTGTCGTCAAGCCAGACGGAGGAGCAAGTATAGGGCGTCCAAACGAGGGCCAGATGGACCCTCAAACAAACCCATCCGTCCACCCAGGAAGAAGGAGGAGTCCATGGAGGAGGACTGGGGCGGCACCAGCGAAGAAGAGAAGCAGGAGTCTGAAAGCACCACTGAGGAGAGACGTGAAGACAGTTTATACG GTCAGTCCGAGTGCAGTTCCCCTCCCCTGCTGGAGCGACAGGACTTGgagatggaggtggaggagaaggtGGAGGCCGACCTGACAGCAGTAGGCACAGAGATATGGACTGACAGAGCAGGCGGAGGGACGTCCGAAATAAGACTCAACCAAACATTTGCGTGCGACCAATCAAAGGACAGCGCCTCAGTGCCTGAGGCCGGACAAGGGGATGTTGTTACTGTGGGCAACAGGTCAGAGTGGGACAGAGGTGAGGCGGGTGTGGCGTCAGGGTCGGAGTGTCTGAGTCACAGATCAGAGGGAGGCGTTTGTCAGAGAAACAACACAACCTCGGTGATAGTGAGCGTTCAGGAGAGCAGCGAGACAGCAGGTGACACCACCGCTGTCTGCTCGGCTGCAGAAGCACGGAGGGAGGAAGTGAGAGGCGACAATCAGAGCGTTACTATGACAACACCAGGCAGTCAGACTGATCCCGCTGAAGCAGAGCATCCTGGGAAGGTGATTGTGACAGAAGTGACTATCAACTCCTTGACGGTGACTTTTAAAGAAGCCACGGTGGCTGAAGGCTTCTTTAAGGGCTACTGA